One Numenius arquata chromosome 9, bNumArq3.hap1.1, whole genome shotgun sequence DNA window includes the following coding sequences:
- the EHHADH gene encoding peroxisomal bifunctional enzyme, with protein sequence MAQYARGAAAVAVIRLRNPPVNALSLTVLQALEDGLKRAEADPSVKAVTICGENGKFSAGADIRGFSSPNRGSSALGPIISLIERSEKPVVAAIEGVALGGALEVALGCHYRIAHVKARMGLPEVTIGLLPGAEGTQRLPRLIGVPAALDIITTGKHIPATEALKLGLVDEVVEENTVEAAIRLANKVIGQPLGPRRLSLKPVPKLPNMEAFLSEALVKVKKQARGCLAPELCFQAVKAATEQPFADGLRKERELFRVLLTSGQAQALQYAFFAERAVQKWETPSGASWKSASPQPIHKAAVIGLGTMGRGIVTSLVKANIPVVALEQNLEYLNGGRKAVMLLLEREAMKMEQGAQTLDFHNPACLQFTVDFDALRDVDLVIEAVFENMALKKEIFHKLSRICKPGAFLCTNTSALNIDEIASATSRPQQVIGTHFFSPAHVMRLLEIIYGHHTSPTTIATAMQLAKALKKVGVVVGNCFGFVGNRMMFPYVQQAVFLLEEGSRPEAVDQVLEDFGFKIGPFRMSDLAGLDVGWRSRKGQGLTGASQPPGTPARQRHGHRYSPLPDLLCENGRFGQKTGKGWYQYEKAGGRTAKPDPWIHNFLAQYRDTHHIQTRFIDQEEILERCLFSLINEGFDVLAEGIASGPEHLDVIYINGYGWPKHRGGPMFYASTVGLPRILAKLQKYSEAHPDVPRLRPSAFLQKLVAMGNPPLKEWMSYLSRQSNKL encoded by the exons TTTGACAGTTCTCCAGGCTTTAGAGGATGGACTGAAGAGAGCAGAAGCAGATCCTTCAGTCAAAGCTGTTACGATTTGTGGCGAAAATGGGAAATTCAGTGCAG GAGCTGACATTCGAGGATTTTCTTCTCCAAATAGAGGTAGTTCTGCCTTGGGCCCCATCATCTCTCTCATAGAAAGGAGCGAGAAGCCTGTGGTGGCTGCCATTGAAGGTGTTGCCTTGGGAGGAGCCCTGGAGGTGGCACTGGGCTGTCACTATCGGATTGCACATGTGAAG GCACGGATGGGTTTACCAGAGGTCACCATTGGGTTACTTCCAGGTGCTGAAGGCACTCAAAGACTACCCAGGCTGATTGGGGTACCAGCTGCTCTGGATATAATCACTACAG GAAAACACATTCCAGCAACCGAAGCGCTGAAGCTGGGCTTGGTTGATGAAGTTGTGGAAGAAAACACAGTTGAGGCAGCAATTCGCTTGGCAAACAAAGTGATTG GCCAGCCATTGGGACCCCGCAGGCTCAGCCTGAAGCCAGTTCCAAAATTGCCCAACATGGAAGCGTTTCTCAGCGAGGCCCTTGTGAAGGTGAAGAAACAGGCCCGTGGGTGCCTGGCTCCAGAGCTGTGCTTCCAGGCAGTCAAAGCCGCCACGGAGCAGCCCTTTGCAGACGGACTCCGGAAGGAGCGAGAGCTGTTTCGCGTCCTGCTGACTTCAGGCCAGGCCCAAGCACTGCAGTACGCTTTCTTCGCGGAGAGAGCGGTGCAGAAGTGGGAAACACCCAGTGGAGCTTCATGGAAAAGTGCTTCCCCTCAGCCCATCCACAAAGCAGCTGTGATAG GGCTGGGAACGATGGGCCGAGGCATTGTGACTTCTCTGGTTAAGGCCAACATACCTGTGGTAGCCCTCGAGCAGAATCTGGAGTATCTAAATGGGGGAAGAAAAGCTGTGATGCTCCTTTTGGAACGTGAGGCTATGAAAATGGAGCAGGGTGCCCAGACCCTGGATTTCCATAACCCTGCATGTCTCCAGTTCACTGTGGACTTTGATGCGTTGCGGGATGTAGATCTAGTTATCGAGGCTGTGTTTGAGAACATGGCACTAAAGAAGGAAATATTCCACAAACTATCGAGAATCTGCAAGCCAGGGGCCTTTCTGTGTACAAACACCTCAGCCCTGAACATTGATGAAATAGCTTCTGCCACCAGCCGCCCACAGCAGGTCATTGGCACGCACTTCTTCTCCCCTGCTCATGTGATGAGGCTATTGGAAATAATCTATGGCCATCACACGTCCCCCACCACCATTGCCACTGCTATGCAGCTAGCCAAAGCTCTGAAAAAAGTTGGAGTGGTGGTAGGGAATTGTTTTGGCTTTGTTGGGAACCGAATGATGTTTCCATACGTTCAACAGGCAGTTTTCCTTTTAGAGGAAGGAAGCAGACCAGAAGCTGTAGATCAGGTTCTTGAAGATTTTGGGTTTAAGATAGGACCTTTCCGAATGTCCGATCTTGCTGGGCTGGACGTGGGCTGGAGGTCTCGAAAAGGCCAGGGCCTCACTGGGGCCTCGCAACCTCCAGGAACCCCTGCCCGCCAGCGGCACGGCCACCGCTACAGCCCACTGCCAGATCTTCTGTGCGAGAATGGCAGGTTTGGccagaaaactggaaaaggcTGGTATCAGTATGAGAAGGCTGGGGGCAGGACAGCCAAGCCAGACCCATGGATTCACAACTTCCTGGCCCAGTACAGAGACACCCATCACATCCAGACCCGCTTTATAGACCAGGAGGAAATCCTGGAGCGGTGTTTGTTTTCCCTCATCAATGAAGGGTTTGACGTACTGGCTGAGGGAATAGCATCGGGCCCAGAGCACCTGGATGTAATTTATATCAATGGCTACGGGTGGCCAAAGCACAGGGGTGGCCCCATGTTCTATGCTTCCACCGTCGGGCTCCCTCGCATTCTGGCTAAACTGCAGAAATACTCCGAAGCCCACCCTGATGTTCCCAGGCTACGGCCCAGTGCCTTTCTGCAAAAGCTGGTAGCTATGGGGAACCCTCCCCTCAAAGAGTGGATGTCCTACCTCAGCCGGCAGAGCAACAAGCTGTGA